TATCGGAGGAGTCCGAAGTCTACCTAATTCCTGGTTAGCAGCAGGTGGAACAGGGCGTGCGCTACCAGGACTCCGGCGGCGGGCGCGGCCAGGTGGAAGCCCAGGATCCATGCGTGGTTGAAGGCGAGGTTCTGCAGAAGCTGTCCCTGGAAACGCTCCAGGGCGACGGCCTGCCAAAGGGCGGGTAAGGGTGCCACCAAAAGGGTAAGGCCAACGAGTTTCAGGCGCTCGCCGGTGCCCTTGGTCAACCAGACCACAGGTATCCATCCTAGCGTGATCCAAAGCACCGGACTGATCAGAAACCCGGGAAGGAACTCCAGCCCGGTGGCCCCATGGTCAACTTTGGAGAACAAAAATTGGTCATGGCAGAGAAACGAAACTCCAAGAAGGAGGACCAGGGAGAGGAGGAAGGGAATCCGGTTTTGTTTGGAGGGGATGGAAAGGCGGATGGTGTGCATGGGTCTTCGGGGAAAAGGTAGGTGTCAACGCTTCAGGTGCTTGTTCAGGAAGGCCAAGGCGTGGGTGGAGTAGCTGGCGCTATCGAAGGCGCAGAGATCCTCGTGCGCAGCCTTTTCCATGATCCAAAGCTCTTTCTGGCCGGCCAGAGCCTGGAACATCTCCCTGGTCTCGCTGGGCTCCGTGGACAGATCCCGGGAGCCGGAAAGGAGGAAGGTGGGGGCACGGATGGTGGGCATTCTGGCAAGGGGGGAGAGGGAATCCAGATCGATGTCCAGCCGGAGCGGGATCTGCACCAACAGCGTGGGGTAGAACAGGTTGCTGAAGATCCCCACCTGCGTGTGGATCCGGTTGTACAAGGCTTTCTGGATGGTGGAATAGGTGGACTCCAACAGGATGGCATCGTAGTCGTTGACGTGTTGGGAATACACCAGAGCGGCCCCGCCCAGGGAGATCGCGTCGGCCCCGATTTTCGCCTGGGGGTGTTGGCTTCGGATCCATCGATACGCCGCATCGATTCCCTTGGATTCGAAGTACCCGAAGCTGACCCGGTCCGGGTAGCTTTCTCCGTGCGAGGGCATGTCGATCAGAAGCACAGAATACCCAGCTTCGTGGAAGAGACGCGCCCGCTGCACCATCGTGAGCCGGTTCCCCCAGATCCCGTGCAGAAGCAGCAGCGCGGGGGTTCCTTCCCCCTTGTCCATCCACCACCCATGGATTCGTTTGCCGCTGTCGACTTCGATTTCCACCGGCTTGGCACCCAGCCACGCGGGAGGATCACCAATGGTCGATGGTTTGGGAGCCAAGTAGATGCTGCCCAGGGCATAGGCGGAAGCGAGGTAGAACAGAAGGCCGAAGGCACCCAGCAGGACAAGGATCTTTCGGAGGGTGAAAAAGCGGCGCATGGGTGGGGTTCCGGGGTTAGGTGAAGAAACGGCGCAACCGGTGCCACGGCGAGGATTTGGGAACAGGCGATGCGGTGATCAGGTCTCGCAGGAACAGACGGTGGCGGGCACAGGCGGCGAAGAGCCGGTCTTGGGAGGCCTCACGATCAAAGGAAGGCAGATACACGGCGAGGGTGAAGGTGTCCTGATAGGGGTGCGGACCGCCGACGGCGGTGAAGCAGGTCATCTCGGCGAGGGCGACCAAGGAACCCGCGAGAGCGAACTCGATGCTCTGCAGATCGAGGTCGGAGGTGTCCAGTTGACGGAATTTGTTTGCGAACTCCTCCCATGAAGCGAAGGACATCGATTCTTCCTCCTTGCGCACCAGACGCCCGGAATCGAAGGAAACATCGGCGAGTCCCCATTCCAGAAGCAGGAGAAAGAGCTCTCGATCGAAAAACATGCTCGGAGAAAAACTCCGCGCGGAATCGAGGGCGAACGCCACACGTTGGGTGAGGTGGCTTCGCGCCGCAAGGCGAGGAAGGTTATCGATGTTGCGCAGATAGCCGAAGACGACGGCGAAGGAGCGTTCGTTCACGGGTCTTTCAGCCGCGCCGGGCGGATTCGATCAGGGCGATGTCGATTTTTGTCATGTCCATCATGGCCTCGAAGCTGCGCTTGGCCGCGAGGGGATCGGGGTCGGCGATGGCCTCGGTCAGGACCTTGGGTGTGATCTGCCACGACACTCCCCAGCGATCCTTGCACCAGCCGCAGGCGCTTTCCTGGCCGCCGTTCTCCACAATGGCGTTCCAAAGACGATCGGTCTCCGCCTGGTCGTCGGTGGAGATCTGGAAGGAGAAGGCTTCGGATTGGCGAAAGACCGGCCCGCCGTTCAGACCCAGGCAAGGGATCCCCAGCACGGAAAACTCCACCGTCAGCACGTCGCCCGCCTTGCCGGAGGGGTAATCCGCCGGAGCCCGGTAGATCGCACCCACCTCGCTTTGGGGAAAGGTCTTGGCGTAGAAGGTCGCGGCCTCCAGGGCATCGCGTTCGTACCACAGGCAGATCCGGTTCTTGGGAATCATGGCAGGGTTCCTTTCGCCAAAACGGACAAAATCTGTACACGGGGATTCGCCTCACGGGGCGTACCGACCGGACCTTTCAGAATACAAATCATCGGTGTGGGTTCCGTCTGGATGGCCGTTGAGGGAATGTTCAGAACCGCCAGCCCACCGTGGCGTTTCCGTCCAGAAGGACAGGGGACTCGAACACGTCGAAGCGGCTTTTTCCCCAAAGTCGGGCGCCGATGCCAAAGTCGAACCCCCATTCGAACTGGGAGGGAGCGAATTTGGCCCCCACATACAGGAGAGCTCCCGCGAATCCGTTGCGGAGGCCATCTGCCGGGTGGGCGTGGTCTTGGTACGCGTAGTACCCCAGGTTCAGCGTGGGTTGCAGGTACAACGGGTGGTTGTAGAACCGCTTGC
This DNA window, taken from Fibrobacterota bacterium, encodes the following:
- a CDS encoding VOC family protein — protein: MIPKNRICLWYERDALEAATFYAKTFPQSEVGAIYRAPADYPSGKAGDVLTVEFSVLGIPCLGLNGGPVFRQSEAFSFQISTDDQAETDRLWNAIVENGGQESACGWCKDRWGVSWQITPKVLTEAIADPDPLAAKRSFEAMMDMTKIDIALIESARRG